The Clupea harengus chromosome 26, Ch_v2.0.2, whole genome shotgun sequence genome has a segment encoding these proteins:
- the gng13a gene encoding guanine nucleotide-binding protein G(I)/G(S)/G(O) subunit gamma-13a yields the protein MEELDLPQMQREVESLKLQLQTNREKSSVTVADLVKWIEEGVANDPFLNADLLRTNPWVEGGKCVLL from the exons atggaGGAGTTGGATCTTCCTCAGATGCAGAGAGAAGTGGAAAGTCTGAAACTGCAACTTCAGACCAACAGAGAAAAATCCTCTGTGACTGTTGCAGA CTTGGTGAAATGGATTGAGGAGGGTGTGGCCAACGATCCCTTCCTGAATGCTGATTTGCTGAGGACCAATccgtgggtggaggggggaaagtgtgtgttgctctAA